The nucleotide sequence CTGGCGGTACGTCTTCCTCGGAGAGGCCGTGGTCGTGGTCGTCATCCTCATGCTGATTCGAAGGGTCACGGATCTGCCACCGGCGAGGGCCCATCTCGATCTCGTCGGGTCGCTTCTGTCAGTTGTTGGGTTGGGAAGCGTGATCGTCGGGGTGCTGCGGTCCAGCGAGTGGGGATGGGTCTCCGCCAAGCCTGGTGCGCCGTCACTCTTCGGCGCCTCGCTGACGCTCTGGCTAATCATCGGGGGTCTGGCGATCGTCTACGTATTCACGCTGTGGGAATCCCATGTCGCGCAGACGGAGCGGGAGCCGCTCGTGGATCCGGCGATCCTGCGCAACCGTCAACTCTCGGGCGGTCTGTCGGTCTTCTTCTTCCAGTACCTCGTTCAAGCGGGAGTGTTCTTCACCATCCCGCTCTTCCTGTCCGTGGTCCTGCAACTCAGCTCGCTCGAGACCGGAGTGCGAATCTTCCCGCTCTCGGTGGCGCTGCTGGTTGCCGCAGCGGGCATTCCCAAGATCGCCCCACGCTGTAACCCGCGACGCGTGGTTAGGTTCGGCCTGTCCCTGATGACTCTGGGGATCATGTTCTTGGTAGCCGGCATGAATCCTGGGGCCTCCGCAGCGGTCGTCGCCATTCCTATGATCCTGATCGGCCTGGGGTTGGGTGCGATTGCCTCACAACTGGGTGCTGTCACGGTCTCGGCGGTTCCGGACTCGATGAGCGGAGAAGTGGGAGGTCTGCAGAACACGGCGACCAACCTGGGGGCATCGCTGGGCACCGCGCTGATCGGTTCGGTGCTCATCGCAACGCTGACCAGTGCCGCGCTGGCGGGGATTCAGAGTGATTCCGCGATACCCGGCTCGATTCAGCAAGAGGCAGTTGCCGAGTTCTCATCCGGGATCCCCTTCATCTCCGATGCGCAGCTTGTCGAAGGCCTGAAGAGTGCTGGAGTCGATCAGGCGACATCCGATCAGATCCTTCAGGTCAACCGAACCGCGAGGCTGGACGCCTTACGGGTCGCATTCGGGCTGGCAGCGCTCCTGTCGATCGGAACCTTCTTCTTCACCGGGCGCTTGCCCACGGTGCAGCCAGGGGAAGTCGCGCCGGGCACGGCTGCGGGTTCGGCCTAGGCGGGGCTTCCCGCTCTCGACTGTGGCGACCATGCCGTCGGGCGCGTGGGTCCTGCGCCGCGTGGTTGCGCGACAGGTAACACCTGGGAGGATGACCCGCCTGGTCCTTCATCGCGATAGTTGGGTGGGTAAGGCATAATCGTCATGTACGGCGACCGCCCCCGCGGCGTCGAGACGACAGGAGGAAACGTGCGGCGACGCATGATGAAGTCCAAGATCCACCGGGCCACGGTCACAGACGCGCACCTTGAGTACGTCGGGTCCGTTTCGTTGGATCCGAGGTTGATGACCCTGGCCGACATCCTTGTAGGCGAGCAGGTCCAGATTCTCGACATCGACAATGGCTCACGCTTCGAGACCTACGCCATCGAAGGGCGCCCGGGCGAGTGCTGCGTGAACGGCGCGGCCGCCCGATTGGTGCACCCGGGCGACAAGGTGATCATCCTGACCTACGCCGACTATGAGGAAGCCGAACTCGTTGACTTCGCGTCCAGAGTTGTGCACGTCGACGAGCTGAACGTCCCGATCGCCGCTGCCGCAGCTCGCGATGTGCGAGCGGGTGCCCCGGCAGTTGAGACGACTCGCCCACGAAGAGGCGATACCGTTCGCCTGTGACATCGCGCGAACCAGAGGACACGGCGGCTAGCTCAGCCGAGGATGCCGTGCCAGAACGAGAAGCCGAGCCCACATCGGCGCCCAGATCCGGTCTGAACCGGAAGCGGACGATCATCGGTGCGGTAGTGGCGATCCTGTTCCTGGCGGTTGTATTCGCGCGAGTGATTCCGCAGATAGGTGACTACGCGCAGGCCGGGGAATACCTGAAGAGCATGTCCGCCGGGGCAGTAGTCGCCCTTGTCGCCGTGGTTCTGCTGTACCTGTTCGTCTACGGATGGCCGTTCGTGGCGGCTACACCGGGTCTGAGATACCGCGACGCGTTCGTAGTCAATCAGTCCGCCTTCGCGGTTTCGAACGGCATCCCGGGAGGTGGGGCGTTCGGACTCGGGTTGCAGTATGCGCAGCTGGCGACCTACAAGACGTCTCCGACGGCAGCCACGGCCGCGATCGGAGCCACGGGAGTATGGAGTGTCTTTCTTAGCCTCGGGCTGCCGGTTACTGGTATCGCGGCCTACGCGGCTGTAGGCGATGACGCGAGCAAGTACGCGGTCGCCGCTGTGATCGGCCTGGTGATTCTGGTCGCCGCGATCGGGACGTTCGCGCTGATCCTGAAGTCTGAGCGAGGCGCCCGGAGAGTGGGTGACTTCTTTAGTCGGATCGCCAACCCGGTCGTTCACAAGCTCCGCCACGGACAGTCCATGGACCTCACGCCTTCGGTCTTGCGCCTCCGGCACGACACAGTGGGGCTGGTGCGCAGGCGTTGGGTTGCGATCACGGCGGCGCAGATCGCTGTCTCATGGGCTCAGTTCGCGATCCTCTACACCGCGCTGGTGGGCGTCACGGGAAGCACGGGCGCCGTGCCGCTGCTTGGCGCGTACGGATCTTGGGCGATAAGCCAGCTGGGAATCATGATCCCTATCACGCCAGGCGGCTTGGGTACGGTCGACGCCGCCCTGATCGCGCTGCTGTCGGCGGCCGGAATCGATGCGGGAGCGGCCACAGCGGCGGATCTGGTGTGGCGCGCGTCGTCCTACATCCCGCAGATGGCGATCGGATTGATCTCGATCTTCTATTGGCGGTGGCAGGTACAGCGCAACCGCAAGCTTGCATCGAGTGCGGGGCGGGGATGAGCGCATTGAATACCCGGCTGTCCGACAGCTTCCCCACCGCCGAACAACCGGGCGTACTGGCGAATCTAGAGTGATCGTTTTGAGCGTGGGCTGACCGACACGCTATCCACCGAACGCCAGATTGACGATCCATCCACAGGGAGGAGATTGCCTTAGCGCGTGCCTTTGGAAGCCATCAGGCTGCGGGCATGACGAAATGCAGCTTGCCGCTTCCGTGTGAACTACCTGACGCCCCCGCGGGATCGGACGTCGGGTTCCCCAGAGTGGCGGACGTTGTCCAGGCGTTCCCGTATCTGATCGGCTTCCCGCCCGCGGACAGCCTGGTGTGCGCTTTCTGGAGCGACGAGGGTCACCTTGTGCTGACGGCGCGCTCGGACTGGTCTGATGTCGAAGCGGCTGCGGCAGAAGTTGGGAAGGGCCTGGCGGAGCGCGCGGCCTTGGTCGGAGCCGTTGGAGGCTTGTGCGCAGCCGTGAGCGTTCAGTCCACACTGTCACGGCAGTTCACGCGTCTTCGCGCCGTGCGCGCGTCGTTGAGTCGATTCGGGATCGCGTCCTCGCCGGGGATCGTCGTGGGTGGTGGCCGTTGGCGGTCACGCACGTGCGGGAGCCAGTGCCCGGAACTCGGGCACGACCTTGAAGGTGAGGGCGTGTCGGCATTGGTGGCGGGACTGGTCGCATCCGGGCGTGTACCGGTGGCGAGCCGGGAGGCCGTGGCGCAGGAGGTTCGCCTCGCCGACGATGTGACCGCGGGGGCGCTGGCCCTCGCGGCGGCCGACTTGCGCGAAGGCATCACTGATCTGGAGGAGTGGCGCGACCGGGTGATCATGGAAGCCCTGGACGCCATGCTCGATGGTGGCTACCTGTCACTGAGGTCATCGGCTGCCGTGGCTGCGGCATGTGAGGATGTTCGGGCGCGCGACACTGTTTTGTGGTGTCTCGAAAGAGAGCCTGCTGTCTCCTGGGACGGCGTGTGGGCGTCCGCGTCTCATGTGTTGCGCATGTGCCGGGGAGACCGCGCTGCCGCCGTCGGTGCGGTCGCCGCGATCGCGGCCTGGCAGGCCGGTGACGGACTGAGGGCGGGGTTCGCTCTTGAACGCGCGTATGAGGCGAACCCAGATCACTCGCTCGCGGATCTGATCAGGGAGGCGATGGGTCGCGGATTGCCGCCGGAAGTCTGGTCGAGGCTGATGAGAGATCTCACCCATGAAGAGTGCCGCAGAGATCCGCGGGTGGTGCGTGGGCTGCCATGAGACTGTCGGATGGCTGGCCTCTCCGAGATCGGTGATGTGAGTCTGGGAAGGATCCCGACCGGCGGTGTGTTGGAGCTCATGGTGAAACGCCGCACTGGACTGTCGTTGGGTTGAGTCCTTCATGCGACAATGGCTGCCGGTGCGTAGTCACCTGAGCCCGTCCAAAGTCCACAGGACTTGACACGGGCTGTTCGTGTTCCGGAATGGGAGAGCAGATTGGCCGCAAAGTCCGCCACGGCGAAGAAGTCCGCCACGCCACGCAAGTCCGCACCGACGAAGAAGGCAGCAGCGACGAAGAAGGCAGCAGCGCCACGCAAGGCTGCTGCGGCGAAGAAGCCCGCACCGGCGAAGAAGCCCGCAGCGCCACGCAAGGCCTCAGCGGCGAAGAAGGCCGCCGCAGTCGAGGTCGAGGCCGAAGTGCTCGTTGTGCCTGTAGCCGGGGCGAACGAGGTCATCGTCGTTCCAGCCGCAGGTGCGGACGCTGTGGACATGGAGGCCGCCGCCAGGATCGAAGCTGAAGCCGAAGCTGACCTCAAGCGTGAGCTGGCCGGTCTGGCCGCCGAGGCCAAGCGAGCCGCGAGTTCGACCGAAGGGTTCGTGCTGTCTGACAGCGACGACACCGACGAACCGGTGCAAACCGTAACCGTCGCGGGCGCCACAGCCGATCCCGTGAAGGACTACCTGAAGCAGATCGGGAAAGTCGCTCTACTAAACGCTGAACAGGAAGTTGTTCTGGCGAAACGCATCGAGGCGGGCCTGTTCGCCGAGGAGAAGCTGGCATCGGGCGAGAAGTTCTCAGATGAGGATTTGTACGAGCTCGAGCAGCTGGTGGTCGTCGGGCGGCGCGCCAAGAACCACTTGCTTGAGGCGAAT is from Candidatus Nanopelagicales bacterium and encodes:
- a CDS encoding DUF4192 family protein encodes the protein MTKCSLPLPCELPDAPAGSDVGFPRVADVVQAFPYLIGFPPADSLVCAFWSDEGHLVLTARSDWSDVEAAAAEVGKGLAERAALVGAVGGLCAAVSVQSTLSRQFTRLRAVRASLSRFGIASSPGIVVGGGRWRSRTCGSQCPELGHDLEGEGVSALVAGLVASGRVPVASREAVAQEVRLADDVTAGALALAAADLREGITDLEEWRDRVIMEALDAMLDGGYLSLRSSAAVAAACEDVRARDTVLWCLEREPAVSWDGVWASASHVLRMCRGDRAAAVGAVAAIAAWQAGDGLRAGFALERAYEANPDHSLADLIREAMGRGLPPEVWSRLMRDLTHEECRRDPRVVRGLP
- a CDS encoding lysylphosphatidylglycerol synthase transmembrane domain-containing protein, with translation MTSREPEDTAASSAEDAVPEREAEPTSAPRSGLNRKRTIIGAVVAILFLAVVFARVIPQIGDYAQAGEYLKSMSAGAVVALVAVVLLYLFVYGWPFVAATPGLRYRDAFVVNQSAFAVSNGIPGGGAFGLGLQYAQLATYKTSPTAATAAIGATGVWSVFLSLGLPVTGIAAYAAVGDDASKYAVAAVIGLVILVAAIGTFALILKSERGARRVGDFFSRIANPVVHKLRHGQSMDLTPSVLRLRHDTVGLVRRRWVAITAAQIAVSWAQFAILYTALVGVTGSTGAVPLLGAYGSWAISQLGIMIPITPGGLGTVDAALIALLSAAGIDAGAATAADLVWRASSYIPQMAIGLISIFYWRWQVQRNRKLASSAGRG
- a CDS encoding aspartate 1-decarboxylase, with amino-acid sequence MRRRMMKSKIHRATVTDAHLEYVGSVSLDPRLMTLADILVGEQVQILDIDNGSRFETYAIEGRPGECCVNGAAARLVHPGDKVIILTYADYEEAELVDFASRVVHVDELNVPIAAAAARDVRAGAPAVETTRPRRGDTVRL
- a CDS encoding MFS transporter, producing the protein MSIGAPSSSIPGAETRSGGGLVLTVLAAAQFLMTLDSTVMNVSMAQVASDLGTTISGIQVAITMYTLVMATLMITGGKIGTIVGRRRVLAIGIVIYGIGALVTAASPNVGVLILGWSGLEGLGAALIMPAVVALVASNFPPAKRAATYGILAASCAAAVAAGPLIGGAVTTYASWRYVFLGEAVVVVVILMLIRRVTDLPPARAHLDLVGSLLSVVGLGSVIVGVLRSSEWGWVSAKPGAPSLFGASLTLWLIIGGLAIVYVFTLWESHVAQTEREPLVDPAILRNRQLSGGLSVFFFQYLVQAGVFFTIPLFLSVVLQLSSLETGVRIFPLSVALLVAAAGIPKIAPRCNPRRVVRFGLSLMTLGIMFLVAGMNPGASAAVVAIPMILIGLGLGAIASQLGAVTVSAVPDSMSGEVGGLQNTATNLGASLGTALIGSVLIATLTSAALAGIQSDSAIPGSIQQEAVAEFSSGIPFISDAQLVEGLKSAGVDQATSDQILQVNRTARLDALRVAFGLAALLSIGTFFFTGRLPTVQPGEVAPGTAAGSA